One window of the Armatimonadota bacterium genome contains the following:
- a CDS encoding type II toxin-antitoxin system YoeB family toxin — protein sequence GVWSRRLTQEHRIVYRVTEDRIDFLQARYHY from the coding sequence GGCGTCTGGTCACGACGGCTGACGCAGGAGCACCGAATTGTGTACCGCGTCACCGAAGACCGCATCGATTTCCTGCAGGCGCGGTACCACTACTGA